A section of the Acidobacterium capsulatum ATCC 51196 genome encodes:
- the tuf gene encoding elongation factor Tu, whose amino-acid sequence MAKEKFDRSKPHVNVGTIGHIDHGKTTLTAAITKVLSKHNPNIAFRSFDTIDNAPEERERGITIATAHVEYETSNRHYAHVDCPGHADYIKNMITGAAQMDGAILVVAATDGPMPQTKEHVLLARQVGVPYIVVFLNKCDAVEDPELIDLVEMEVRELLSKYNFPGDDVPVIRGSALGGLNGEAQWEAKIDELMQAVDDNVPLPARAVDQPFLMPIEDIFSISGRGTVVTGRIERGKVKVGEEAEIVGFRDTRKTVVTGVEMFKKQLDEGMAGDNAGLLLRGVAKEDVERGMVLAKPGSITPHTKFKGEVYVLSKEEGGRHTPFFNGYRPQFYFRTTDVTGTAKLPEGTEMVMPGDNIALEIELHTPVAMEKGLRFAIREGGRTVGAGTISEILQ is encoded by the coding sequence ATGGCGAAGGAGAAATTTGATCGTTCGAAGCCTCACGTGAATGTGGGGACGATTGGTCACATCGATCACGGGAAGACGACGTTGACGGCAGCGATCACGAAGGTGTTGTCGAAGCACAACCCGAACATCGCGTTCCGTTCGTTCGACACGATTGACAACGCGCCGGAAGAGCGTGAGCGCGGTATCACGATTGCGACGGCGCACGTGGAGTATGAGACGTCGAACCGTCACTATGCTCACGTGGACTGCCCGGGCCACGCCGATTACATCAAGAACATGATCACGGGCGCGGCGCAGATGGATGGCGCGATCCTGGTGGTGGCAGCGACCGACGGTCCGATGCCGCAGACCAAGGAGCACGTTCTGTTGGCCCGCCAGGTGGGTGTGCCTTACATCGTGGTGTTCCTGAACAAGTGCGATGCTGTGGAAGACCCCGAGCTGATCGACCTGGTGGAGATGGAAGTGCGTGAGCTTCTGTCGAAGTACAACTTCCCAGGCGACGATGTGCCGGTGATTCGCGGTTCGGCCCTGGGCGGTCTGAACGGCGAGGCGCAGTGGGAAGCGAAGATCGACGAGCTGATGCAGGCCGTGGACGACAACGTGCCGTTGCCGGCGCGTGCGGTGGACCAGCCGTTCCTGATGCCGATTGAGGATATCTTCTCGATCTCTGGCCGCGGCACGGTAGTGACGGGCCGCATCGAGCGCGGCAAGGTGAAGGTGGGCGAGGAAGCCGAGATTGTGGGCTTCCGTGACACGCGCAAGACGGTGGTGACCGGCGTCGAGATGTTCAAGAAGCAGCTCGATGAGGGCATGGCCGGCGACAATGCGGGTCTGCTGCTGCGCGGTGTGGCGAAGGAAGATGTGGAGCGCGGCATGGTTCTGGCGAAGCCGGGATCGATCACGCCTCACACGAAGTTCAAGGGCGAGGTTTACGTGCTGTCGAAGGAAGAAGGCGGGCGTCACACTCCGTTCTTCAATGGCTACCGTCCTCAGTTCTACTTCCGCACGACGGACGTGACGGGCACGGCGAAGCTTCCGGAAGGCACGGAGATGGTGATGCCGGGCGACAACATCGCGCTGGAGATCGAGCTGCACACTCCGGTGGCGATGGAGAAGGGCCTGCGCTTCGCGATTCGCGAAGGCGGCCGCACGGTCGGCGCCGGTACGATCAGCGAAATCCTGCAGTAA
- the rsmD gene encoding 16S rRNA (guanine(966)-N(2))-methyltransferase RsmD produces the protein MKNMRVIAGQYRSRPLTAPPGQGTRPTSDRLRETLFNVLAPRIEGAIFLDLYAGSGAVGIEALSRGAREAIFVDQAAPAQKAIRANLSALQIRSHYALEARSAAAVVGRLAGQGSPVDIVFLDPPYDRVDEYEKVLTLLGGECAPLLAADAIVVAEHAKRQSLAEQYGKLICYRTLVQGDAALSFYRLE, from the coding sequence ATGAAGAACATGCGCGTCATCGCAGGCCAGTACCGATCCCGACCGCTCACGGCGCCACCAGGGCAGGGCACCCGGCCCACCAGCGACCGCCTGCGCGAAACACTTTTCAACGTGCTCGCGCCACGCATTGAGGGCGCAATCTTTCTCGATCTCTACGCAGGCTCCGGCGCTGTTGGCATTGAGGCGCTGAGCCGGGGCGCACGTGAAGCCATCTTCGTCGATCAGGCCGCCCCGGCGCAGAAGGCCATTCGCGCTAATCTCTCGGCTTTGCAGATTCGCAGCCACTACGCGCTCGAGGCGCGCAGCGCTGCCGCCGTGGTCGGGCGTCTGGCCGGGCAGGGAAGCCCGGTGGATATCGTCTTCCTCGATCCGCCTTATGACCGCGTGGACGAGTACGAAAAAGTTCTCACCCTGCTCGGCGGGGAGTGCGCCCCGCTGCTTGCGGCCGACGCTATCGTGGTAGCCGAGCACGCCAAGCGGCAATCCCTCGCGGAGCAGTACGGCAAGCTCATCTGCTACCGCACGCTCGTGCAAGGCGATGCCGCGCTGAGCTTTTATCGGTTGGAGTGA
- a CDS encoding CBS domain-containing protein: MRGWSFPLGRWFGVHIRVHMLFVLLLVICVVSTNIPGLPLWRGLMLCAAIFLGVSIREIARLITASYFGVQMRSILLLPIGGLVSYANPDSADRAQSPRAQTIIAIAGPAANLLFTGIFLALIVGASPLVPVFARPWVTPVALMRSLVWLNFGLFAVHLLPAYPLDMGRLMRAYYLRKQDAAQATKSASQLSQVIGATAMVLGLILLAVPNTSLTAELSPWLLMGGFFIFIGAQLEDQGVMVQSVVDTVRMKDVMLTDFRTLSPSDTLSDALKKAIHSLQDDFPVARGLNLIGVVSKQSIVQALRQEGDGYVQSIMSRGFQLAQPEDSLGLVIRRIDSGRMPLVPVAEHGRIVGIVSLQNLRSSMMLLAEYRRLQREQ, encoded by the coding sequence ATGCGCGGTTGGTCGTTTCCCCTGGGTCGCTGGTTTGGCGTGCATATTCGCGTGCACATGCTATTTGTGCTGCTACTGGTGATCTGCGTGGTGTCCACGAACATTCCGGGGCTGCCGCTGTGGCGCGGGCTGATGCTGTGCGCCGCGATTTTTCTGGGCGTTTCCATTCGCGAGATTGCGCGGCTCATCACGGCGAGCTACTTTGGCGTGCAGATGCGCAGCATTCTGCTGCTGCCGATCGGCGGACTCGTCTCCTATGCGAACCCTGACAGCGCGGACCGAGCCCAGAGCCCGCGCGCGCAGACCATCATCGCCATTGCCGGCCCGGCGGCCAATCTGCTCTTTACCGGAATTTTTCTCGCGCTGATCGTGGGCGCATCGCCGCTGGTGCCGGTGTTTGCGCGGCCCTGGGTCACGCCGGTGGCGCTGATGCGCTCGCTGGTATGGCTCAACTTCGGACTGTTTGCGGTGCATCTGCTGCCGGCCTACCCGCTCGACATGGGGCGGCTGATGCGCGCCTATTACCTGCGCAAGCAGGACGCGGCGCAGGCCACCAAGTCCGCCTCGCAACTGAGCCAGGTGATTGGCGCCACGGCGATGGTGCTGGGGCTGATTCTGCTGGCGGTGCCGAACACTTCGCTGACTGCGGAGCTGAGCCCCTGGCTGCTGATGGGCGGATTTTTCATCTTCATCGGCGCGCAACTGGAAGACCAGGGCGTGATGGTGCAGTCCGTTGTGGACACGGTGCGCATGAAGGACGTGATGCTCACGGACTTCCGCACGCTGTCGCCCTCAGACACACTCTCAGACGCGCTGAAGAAGGCCATTCACTCGCTGCAGGATGACTTCCCCGTAGCGCGCGGGCTGAACCTGATCGGCGTGGTCTCGAAGCAAAGCATTGTGCAGGCGCTCCGCCAGGAGGGGGACGGCTATGTGCAATCCATCATGTCGCGCGGCTTTCAACTGGCGCAGCCCGAGGACTCGCTCGGCCTGGTGATTCGCCGCATCGACAGCGGGCGCATGCCGCTGGTTCCGGTGGCCGAGCATGGCCGCATCGTGGGCATTGTGAGCCTGCAGAACCTGCGCAGCAGCATGATGCTGCTGGCCGAGTACCGGCGTCTGCAGCGGGAGCAGTAA
- the gltX gene encoding glutamate--tRNA ligase produces the protein MSANQVRVRFAPSPTGLLHVGNARTALYNWLYARHHGGQFLLRIEDTDLDRSEVRHETQLMEDLRWMGLEWDEGPGVEGPHAPYRQSERLGIYREHTERLLAEGKAYRCFCTQEDLEAERARAVAEHRPQVYSGRCRALSAETSAQRAAAGEPFAVRLRIPDHPLRFHDLVRGEVEFPQETVSDPILVRSSGMPVYNYVVTVDDALMEITHVIRGDDHISNTPKQVAIYEAFGWPVPQFAHLSTILGSDRERLSKRHGATSIASFREMGILPEALTNYLALLGWGAEGGTRETFTMPELVEAFKLERVTASPAVFDFEKLHWMNRHYLKLAEPARVAELAWPYFAQAGWLAPHSESSEAAQTWFEKLLAIFVPSVDLLDQLPGKARFVFEFDPAQARANEENAALLNTESAQKVLAAFAAKVRAHTGTVTPELFKIWMNEVKAETGAKGKDLFHPVRILLTGAHSGPEFDKLIPLFEEGSGLDLPVRVLSVRERVEKFLAE, from the coding sequence ATGTCCGCCAATCAGGTTCGCGTTCGTTTTGCGCCCTCACCGACGGGGCTGCTGCATGTGGGCAATGCCCGCACCGCTCTCTACAACTGGCTCTATGCCCGCCATCATGGCGGCCAGTTCCTGCTGCGTATTGAAGACACTGACCTTGACCGCAGCGAGGTGCGCCACGAAACGCAACTGATGGAAGACCTGCGCTGGATGGGCCTCGAATGGGACGAAGGCCCGGGCGTGGAGGGTCCGCACGCGCCCTACCGGCAGTCGGAGCGGCTGGGCATCTATCGCGAGCACACCGAACGCCTGCTGGCCGAGGGCAAGGCGTACCGCTGCTTCTGCACGCAGGAGGATCTGGAGGCCGAGCGCGCCAGAGCTGTGGCCGAGCATCGTCCACAGGTGTACTCCGGGCGCTGCCGCGCACTCAGCGCCGAGACCTCGGCGCAGCGGGCCGCGGCGGGCGAGCCCTTTGCCGTGCGGCTCAGAATTCCCGACCATCCGCTGCGCTTTCACGACCTCGTGCGCGGCGAGGTGGAGTTTCCGCAGGAGACCGTCAGCGACCCGATTCTGGTCCGTTCAAGCGGCATGCCCGTCTACAACTACGTGGTCACCGTCGATGACGCGCTGATGGAGATCACGCACGTCATTCGCGGCGACGACCACATCTCGAACACGCCCAAGCAGGTCGCAATCTACGAGGCCTTTGGATGGCCGGTGCCGCAGTTTGCGCACCTCTCGACCATTCTGGGCAGCGACCGTGAGCGGCTCTCCAAGCGGCACGGCGCAACCTCGATTGCGAGCTTCCGCGAGATGGGCATTCTGCCCGAGGCGCTCACCAACTATCTCGCGCTGCTGGGCTGGGGCGCGGAGGGCGGCACGCGCGAAACCTTCACCATGCCCGAACTGGTGGAGGCCTTCAAGCTGGAGCGCGTGACGGCCTCGCCGGCGGTCTTCGACTTTGAAAAGCTGCACTGGATGAACCGGCATTACCTGAAGCTGGCCGAGCCGGCGCGCGTGGCCGAACTCGCGTGGCCCTACTTTGCGCAGGCCGGATGGCTCGCGCCGCACAGCGAGAGCAGCGAGGCCGCGCAGACGTGGTTTGAGAAGCTGCTGGCGATCTTTGTGCCTTCGGTGGACCTGCTCGACCAGTTGCCGGGGAAGGCACGCTTTGTGTTTGAGTTTGACCCCGCGCAGGCGCGCGCCAACGAAGAGAACGCCGCCCTTCTGAACACCGAGAGCGCCCAGAAGGTGCTGGCAGCGTTTGCGGCGAAGGTGCGCGCGCATACCGGCACCGTCACGCCGGAGCTTTTCAAGATCTGGATGAACGAGGTGAAGGCCGAGACCGGAGCCAAGGGCAAGGATCTCTTCCATCCGGTGCGCATTCTGCTCACCGGCGCACACTCCGGGCCGGAGTTCGACAAGCTGATTCCGCTATTTGAGGAAGGCAGCGGTCTCGATCTGCCCGTGCGCGTATTGAGCGTACGCGAGCGCGTGGAGAAGTTTCTGGCGGAGTAG
- the secE gene encoding preprotein translocase subunit SecE, translated as MPVAEKEKKSMAKAAATVNDAAQVVKTGNPWTRSMEFFKDVRSEMRKVVTPSRAEVQSTTLVVIFSVFLFSAFFYVVDSIVGRGLQALLHALGGQ; from the coding sequence ATGCCCGTAGCAGAGAAAGAGAAGAAGTCCATGGCCAAGGCAGCGGCGACCGTCAATGATGCAGCGCAGGTGGTGAAAACGGGAAATCCGTGGACGCGCAGCATGGAGTTTTTCAAAGACGTGCGCTCGGAGATGCGCAAGGTGGTGACGCCTTCGCGGGCTGAGGTGCAGTCGACGACGCTGGTGGTGATTTTCTCGGTATTTCTGTTTTCGGCGTTTTTCTACGTGGTCGATTCCATTGTCGGGCGCGGGCTGCAGGCCCTGTTGCATGCGCTGGGCGGGCAGTAG
- the thiL gene encoding thiamine-phosphate kinase: MTAERQWIAALAARLPKYGAGVRVGIGDDCAVLRPRAGHEIVVTTDLLLEGTHFRRDWHSPESAGHRCLARGLSDLAAMGASPLAAFLSLAAPPERMRPQGRAKKSWLDRFLDGLLALADAHGVSLAGGDTAQSPMGGVIADIVLLGQTPRGRALLRSGARAGDRLYVTGALGGAAAELLALGHGQSLRLKGATAHPQLFPQPRLAVGQRLLGARLATAAIDISDGLSTDLDHLCEESGLAAVIDAAALPVHPLAVMAAERGWAASAQGLALHGGEDYELLFTAAPAARVPRQIAGVPVTCIGAMQAPARRQPRMQLRSAGGSSEALAPGGWEHFRPR, encoded by the coding sequence ATGACAGCAGAACGGCAATGGATCGCGGCCCTGGCCGCCCGGTTACCAAAGTATGGGGCCGGGGTGCGCGTGGGCATTGGGGACGATTGCGCCGTGCTGCGCCCCCGCGCCGGCCACGAGATTGTGGTGACGACCGACCTGCTGCTCGAGGGCACGCATTTTCGCCGCGACTGGCACTCGCCCGAGTCCGCCGGGCACCGCTGCCTGGCGCGTGGACTCAGCGACCTCGCGGCCATGGGCGCCTCTCCGCTGGCCGCGTTTCTCTCGCTCGCCGCGCCGCCGGAACGGATGCGCCCCCAGGGCCGCGCGAAGAAATCATGGCTTGACCGCTTTCTCGACGGCCTGCTGGCGCTGGCAGACGCGCACGGCGTCTCGCTCGCCGGGGGCGACACTGCGCAATCGCCGATGGGCGGCGTCATTGCGGACATCGTATTGCTCGGCCAGACGCCGCGCGGCCGGGCACTGCTGCGCTCGGGAGCAAGAGCAGGAGACCGCCTCTACGTGACCGGAGCCCTCGGCGGCGCGGCCGCGGAACTGCTGGCCCTTGGGCATGGGCAGTCGCTCCGCCTGAAGGGCGCGACGGCGCATCCGCAGTTGTTTCCGCAGCCACGGCTCGCGGTGGGCCAGCGGCTGCTCGGCGCCCGGCTGGCGACGGCGGCCATCGACATCAGCGACGGCCTCTCGACCGATCTCGACCACCTCTGCGAAGAGTCTGGCCTCGCGGCGGTCATCGACGCGGCGGCCCTGCCGGTGCATCCGCTCGCGGTCATGGCGGCGGAGCGCGGCTGGGCAGCCTCCGCACAGGGTCTGGCGCTGCATGGCGGCGAAGACTACGAGCTGCTGTTCACCGCTGCTCCAGCCGCTCGCGTGCCCCGCCAGATTGCGGGCGTGCCGGTCACCTGCATTGGCGCCATGCAGGCTCCTGCGCGCAGGCAACCGCGCATGCAGTTGCGCTCGGCCGGCGGAAGCTCCGAAGCGCTGGCTCCGGGTGGATGGGAGCACTTCAGGCCGCGTTGA
- a CDS encoding M23 family metallopeptidase: protein MFKKRYYIIFVAREEDGRLRKIPIPMRYAYIFVAAAVVGAFTITGMAGSYTRMLLKTARFNQVRSQQVALQKDYQNLQVVAHEKEVQAATLGSLASEVAALYGLSHGHISRDSAVTATSPLSDASNVNFTEQAYERSLNELSSLRSTALAGGISNSMEMNLLNTKDGGGWADFASAPALWPITGRVTSAFGERQDPVRTGETEFHTGIDIAASYGQPVHATANGVVELAGEETGYGRMVILNNGHGIQTYYAHLSGFAVTEGERVHIGEVIGYVGESGRVTGPNLHYEVRIHNTPVNPHPFMHETMRQLAASGGVVSAAAGS from the coding sequence TTGTTCAAAAAGCGCTATTACATCATCTTCGTGGCACGAGAAGAGGATGGGAGACTTCGCAAGATTCCCATTCCGATGCGCTACGCCTACATCTTTGTGGCGGCAGCCGTGGTAGGCGCGTTCACCATCACTGGCATGGCGGGCTCTTACACCCGCATGCTGCTCAAGACGGCCCGCTTCAACCAGGTGCGCTCGCAGCAGGTGGCGCTCCAGAAGGACTACCAGAACCTGCAGGTGGTGGCGCACGAGAAGGAAGTGCAGGCGGCCACGCTGGGCTCTCTGGCCAGCGAGGTGGCTGCGCTTTATGGTCTCAGCCACGGGCATATCTCTCGCGACTCCGCGGTGACGGCCACTTCGCCGCTTTCCGATGCCTCCAACGTGAACTTTACGGAGCAGGCTTACGAGCGCTCGCTCAATGAGCTTTCGTCGCTGCGCAGCACGGCTCTGGCCGGCGGCATCTCGAACTCGATGGAGATGAACCTGCTCAACACCAAGGATGGCGGCGGCTGGGCAGACTTTGCCAGCGCTCCCGCACTCTGGCCGATTACGGGCCGGGTGACGAGCGCCTTTGGCGAGCGTCAGGACCCCGTTCGCACCGGCGAAACGGAGTTTCATACCGGCATCGACATTGCCGCCAGCTACGGGCAGCCCGTGCATGCCACGGCCAACGGCGTGGTGGAGCTTGCCGGGGAAGAAACCGGCTATGGCCGGATGGTCATCCTGAACAACGGCCACGGCATTCAGACCTACTATGCTCACCTCTCCGGCTTTGCCGTGACTGAGGGCGAGCGGGTGCATATCGGCGAGGTGATCGGGTATGTCGGCGAGAGCGGCCGCGTGACCGGCCCGAACCTGCACTATGAGGTTCGCATTCACAATACGCCGGTCAATCCGCACCCCTTCATGCATGAGACGATGCGCCAGCTTGCCGCCTCCGGCGGGGTGGTTTCTGCCGCCGCGGGAAGCTGA
- a CDS encoding AbrB/MazE/SpoVT family DNA-binding domain-containing protein encodes MQVFQWGKSLAVRLPKTAVEDLDQREGDQIEISTSATRAFDVSRDRATAIQRLRELRRPFPDGFTFERPLR; translated from the coding sequence ATGCAGGTATTCCAATGGGGCAAGAGCCTCGCCGTTCGACTGCCCAAGACCGCAGTCGAAGATCTCGACCAGAGGGAGGGCGATCAGATCGAAATCAGCACCTCTGCCACGCGCGCCTTTGATGTGAGCCGCGACCGCGCAACCGCCATACAGCGTCTCCGCGAACTGCGCCGTCCCTTCCCCGACGGATTCACCTTCGAGCGGCCATTGCGGTAG
- the rpmG gene encoding 50S ribosomal protein L33: MREIVTLQCGECKERNYTTTKNKKTTTGRLEFSKFCKRCRKHTDHKETK; encoded by the coding sequence ATGCGTGAAATTGTGACATTGCAGTGTGGGGAGTGCAAGGAGCGCAACTACACGACGACGAAGAACAAGAAGACGACCACGGGCCGTCTTGAGTTCTCGAAGTTCTGTAAGCGTTGCCGCAAGCACACCGACCATAAGGAAACGAAGTAG
- the nusG gene encoding transcription termination/antitermination protein NusG, whose protein sequence is MTEELQPNTAAEDEVPAAGGQLEPPANEQFKWYIIHAYSGFERKVKESIEGRVQAFGLQNKIGRVMIPTEPVTEIVNGKKRTIERVFLPGYVLVEMDLDNDLWHIIKDTPRVTGFLGTGDKPVALSEAEVSSILFRTDVSKEKPRLKIKFEKNESVRITEGPFANFNGVVDDINEDRETLKVMVTIFGRSTPVELEFAKVEKIEE, encoded by the coding sequence ATGACAGAAGAGCTTCAGCCAAATACCGCCGCCGAGGACGAGGTTCCTGCCGCAGGCGGTCAGCTCGAGCCTCCCGCGAACGAGCAGTTCAAGTGGTATATCATCCACGCGTACTCGGGTTTTGAGCGCAAGGTCAAGGAATCGATCGAAGGGCGCGTGCAGGCGTTTGGTCTGCAGAACAAGATTGGCCGCGTGATGATTCCGACCGAGCCTGTGACGGAGATCGTCAACGGCAAGAAGCGCACCATTGAGCGGGTTTTTCTGCCGGGTTATGTGCTGGTCGAGATGGACCTCGACAATGACCTGTGGCACATCATCAAGGACACGCCGCGCGTCACGGGCTTTCTGGGTACCGGCGATAAGCCGGTGGCGCTCAGCGAGGCCGAGGTCAGCTCGATTCTCTTCCGGACAGATGTCTCGAAGGAGAAGCCGCGGCTCAAGATCAAGTTTGAGAAGAACGAGTCGGTGCGGATCACCGAAGGGCCCTTTGCGAACTTCAATGGTGTTGTGGACGACATCAATGAGGACCGCGAGACACTCAAGGTTATGGTAACGATCTTCGGCCGGTCCACTCCGGTGGAACTGGAGTTCGCGAAAGTGGAGAAGATCGAAGAGTAG
- a CDS encoding energy transducer TonB, which translates to MFVLARKCLTVGILVAGFLSLTGCPQKPVTGSVPSPPATTENQPIPRISPDVAQRNLHTFVPPLYPKEAKAKGLEGTVVLKCLITRTGTVSNLHVVSSTNPIFNEAALRAVHEWHYKPYWHNGRPVNVRTTIHVVFSLGKRERR; encoded by the coding sequence ATGTTCGTGCTCGCAAGAAAGTGCCTCACCGTGGGAATACTCGTGGCTGGATTTCTCTCGCTTACGGGATGCCCTCAAAAGCCTGTTACTGGTTCTGTTCCGTCCCCTCCAGCAACCACAGAAAATCAGCCCATACCGCGCATTTCTCCGGACGTGGCCCAGCGCAACCTGCACACCTTCGTCCCACCTCTCTATCCCAAAGAGGCAAAGGCGAAGGGACTTGAGGGGACTGTTGTTCTTAAGTGCTTGATTACACGCACGGGAACGGTGTCCAACTTGCACGTGGTGTCCTCAACGAACCCCATTTTCAACGAGGCTGCGCTTCGCGCTGTACATGAGTGGCACTACAAGCCTTACTGGCATAACGGAAGACCCGTGAATGTAAGAACGACGATTCATGTGGTTTTCAGTCTTGGAAAGCGAGAGCGGAGATAG